The following nucleotide sequence is from Saccharothrix texasensis.
CGACGAACGCGGTGAAGCCCGCCAGCGCCAGGAACGCCACCGGCACGCCGGCCCGCAGCGCCACCACCGGCAGCACGGCGGCGGCCAGGGCCGCGCCCAGCGGGGTGGCGGTCTGCCGGATGCCCATGGCGAGCCCGCGCCGCCGCGCGGGGAACCAGGTGAGCACCGCCCGGCCGCTGGCCGCGTTCACGCTCGCGCCGAACAGGCCCACCCCGACCAGCGCCAACCCGGCCACCACCGGCCCGTCGACCGCGGCGAGCGCCAGGCACCCGGCCGCGCCGAAGCCGCCGATGGCCATGACGAGCCGCTCGCCGCGCCGGTCGGCCGCCGCGCCCCACGGCACGAGGGTGAGCATGGTGCCCAGGTTGACCGCGCCGAGCAGCATCCCGACCTGCGGCAACGACAGCCCGAAGTGGGCGCGCAGCTGCGGGGTGATCGCCGGCAGGCCCAGGAACACGGCGGCGTTCGTGCCCTGGGCGACCGCGCCGACCGCGAGCACCACCCACCGGTAACCGGGCGAGGCGGACCGTTGTTGTGCCATCAACCGGCCACGGTAAGCGGCCCGTTCAGATGGCGGGAGTACCTTCCCAGAGTGTGGGCTACTCCTTGGTGCGGCCCGGGTTGGCGGGCCACCCCCGCTCGGCGGCCAGCAGCTCGTCCACCGAGGCGCTGCCGCTCTGGTACCGCCCGGCGATCTCGGCGTTGAGGAAGTCGACCACGGCCTGCACCTCGCGCCGCCGGGAGGAGACCGAGGCCTCTTCGCCGATGAACACCCGCAGCGCCAGGATCAGCTTGTCGTCCGTGAGCGCGCTCACGTCCGACAGGTCGACGTCGGAGACCAGGGCCTCGACGTGCCGCCGGTGCGCCTCCGCCCGCGACGGCTCCTGCGTCTGGTAGCGCCCGAGGCCCGTGGCGGGCCCGACCGCGTTCGACGCGAGGATGGTCGCCAGCTGGTCCACCACCGCCGAACCGCCGGACGTCCGGCGCTCCTGCTCGGCCCGCACGATGTCGATCCGCGCGTGCAGCAGCCGCCGCAGGTACGACAGGTCCGTCTCCTCCTGCGCCGCCTCGTCGCGCAGCGCGCGCACCTCGGCGAGCGGGAGCCGCTCGACCCCCTCGGTGTAGTCGGGGGCGAGCACCCGGTCGATACGGCGGCGCCCGCCAGGACGCACCTCGATCACGTACTCATCCTGAGGTAGTTCGTGTCCACCCGCCAACACAAACCTGCTTCCAAAGTTGTCTCAAACCTGTACCGGACTGCGCACGCCCAGCAGCGCACGGGCGTCCGCGGACGACAGCGGCGGTCGTTGGGCGATCTTCGCCAGCCCCGCCGCGCGGGCGACCAGCTGCGCGTTGTCCCGGACCGGTTGGCCCTTGGCGTACGAAACGGTGTCCTCCATGCCCACCCGCAGGTGACCGCCGGCGGCCAACGCCGTCAGCATCACCGGCAGGGTGGTCCGCCCGATGCCCGTCGCCGAGAACGACGCGCCCTCCGGCAGCAGCCGCAAGGCCGCCACCAGCGTCTCCGCGTCGCCCGGCATGCCGCCCGGCACGCCCATCACCAGGTCGACGTGCACCTTGCCGCCCGCGGGCAGCCCGTGCTGGTCCAGCAGCCGCCGCAGCGACGCCAGCTGGCCGATGTCGAAGATCTCGTACTCGGGGGCGATGCCCCGCTCCTGCATCCCCTTGTGCAACGCGACCACGAACTCCCAGCGGTTCAGGAACACGTCGTCGCCGAAGTTCACCGTGCCCATGGTGCAGGACGCCGAGTCGGGCAGGGCGTCGAGCACCTTGAGCCGGTCGGCCTCCGGGTCCGTCACCGCGCCGCCCGTGGACAGCTGCACGATCAGGCCCGTCTGCTCGCGCAGCGCGGCGACCGCGTCCTTGAGCAGCCCGAGGTCCAGCGTCGGCCTCGTGTCCGCGCCGCGCAGGTGCACGTGCACCATCGTGGCGCCGACCTGCTCGCACGCCCGTGCGGCGGCGACCAGTTCCTCCAGCGTGACCGGCAGCTGGGGCACGTCGGCCTTCGCGTGCTCGGCGCCGGTGGGCGCGACCGTGAGCAGCGTGCCGTGGGATCCGGGTCGGGACATGTCGTGATCCTGGCAC
It contains:
- a CDS encoding 3-keto-5-aminohexanoate cleavage protein → MSRPGSHGTLLTVAPTGAEHAKADVPQLPVTLEELVAAARACEQVGATMVHVHLRGADTRPTLDLGLLKDAVAALREQTGLIVQLSTGGAVTDPEADRLKVLDALPDSASCTMGTVNFGDDVFLNRWEFVVALHKGMQERGIAPEYEIFDIGQLASLRRLLDQHGLPAGGKVHVDLVMGVPGGMPGDAETLVAALRLLPEGASFSATGIGRTTLPVMLTALAAGGHLRVGMEDTVSYAKGQPVRDNAQLVARAAGLAKIAQRPPLSSADARALLGVRSPVQV